One segment of Candidatus Dormiibacterota bacterium DNA contains the following:
- the glpX gene encoding class II fructose-bisphosphatase, producing the protein MVNSLDFVTVTESAALAASRWMGRGERDAADGAAVEKMREALGQMDIAGRIVIGEGERDEAPMLFIGEELGRGGTPVDIAVDPVEGTNLVANGLPNSIAVMAIAERGGLLHAPDSYMKKLAVGPKAAPYVHLDASVRENLDAVANALEKPISDVCVVILDRPRHADLIREVREAGARIKLISDGDVDACIATAIESTGIHVAMGTGGAPEGVLAAAAIKCLGGNFMGRLQPRHQEEADRATAMGFGDLNRLLLIDDLVKSDNVIFCASGITDGDLVRGVRFFGNHARTHSILVHSNGTVRFIESVHRLGARPR; encoded by the coding sequence ATGGTCAATAGTCTCGATTTTGTCACCGTAACCGAGAGCGCCGCGCTGGCCGCTTCGCGCTGGATGGGGCGCGGCGAGCGCGATGCCGCCGATGGCGCCGCCGTCGAAAAAATGCGCGAAGCGCTCGGGCAGATGGATATCGCCGGGCGCATCGTGATCGGCGAAGGCGAGCGCGACGAGGCGCCGATGCTCTTCATCGGCGAGGAGCTTGGGCGGGGCGGGACGCCGGTCGATATCGCGGTCGATCCGGTCGAGGGCACGAATTTGGTCGCCAACGGCCTGCCGAACTCGATCGCGGTGATGGCCATCGCCGAGCGCGGGGGGCTGCTCCATGCGCCCGATTCCTATATGAAGAAGCTCGCCGTAGGCCCCAAGGCGGCCCCGTACGTGCACCTCGATGCCTCCGTGCGCGAGAACCTCGATGCCGTGGCGAACGCCCTCGAAAAACCCATCAGCGACGTCTGCGTCGTGATTCTGGACCGTCCGCGCCACGCTGACCTCATCCGCGAGGTGCGCGAGGCGGGCGCCCGGATTAAGCTGATCTCGGACGGCGATGTGGACGCCTGCATTGCGACGGCCATCGAATCGACCGGCATTCACGTGGCGATGGGCACCGGCGGAGCGCCCGAAGGCGTCCTTGCGGCCGCCGCCATCAAGTGCTTGGGCGGCAATTTCATGGGTCGCTTGCAGCCGCGCCACCAAGAGGAGGCCGATCGGGCGACCGCGATGGGCTTCGGCGATTTGAACCGCTTGCTGCTCATCGACGATCTGGTGAAGAGCGATAACGTGATCTTCTGCGCGAGCGGCATCACGGACGGCGATTTGGTGCGTGGGGTACGCTTTTTCGGCAATCACGCGCGGACGCACTCGATTTTGGTCCACTCGAATGGAACCGTTCGCTTCATTGAGTCGGTTCATCGGCTTGGGGCTCGGCCGCGCTAG